The following proteins are co-located in the Sporosarcina pasteurii genome:
- a CDS encoding sigma-54-dependent Fis family transcriptional regulator, which yields MMGTGDIFNHKLLDIIFESASYGTVIVDNNGKIQYMSENYCAFINITREQVIGEYVVNVIENTRMHLVVQTGKSEIGDLQFLKGNFVIANRIPIFEQNRIIGAIGTIIFRDVNEWKKMNRHIQNRLADKNLLTSNTENKGNVQYALHHLIGDSPKLVQVRELVKKVAGGKISVLIRGESGTGKEIIAQSIHRLSERSDQPFIKVNCASIPEQLLESELFGYEEGTFTGAKKGGRKGKFQIADGGTIFLDEIGDMPQQMQSKLLRVLQEQEIEPIGASFPKKIDVRIIAATNRPLEELIKEGRFREDLFYRINALQLFLPSLRERREDIPLLIDHFIEKYSSEVGKRMTMIEEDVYTILRHYHWPGNIRELENVIEACVYLAENGHLTINCLPDYIQSHETSNQPKSLKEMMEDHERTVIKKTLIKVNYDREEAAKALGIGNSTIYDKIKKYKLFH from the coding sequence ATGATGGGAACGGGAGACATATTCAATCATAAATTATTAGATATAATTTTTGAAAGTGCAAGTTACGGGACCGTCATCGTAGATAACAATGGAAAAATACAATATATGAGTGAAAATTATTGTGCGTTTATTAATATAACGCGTGAACAGGTGATTGGCGAATATGTCGTGAATGTAATTGAAAATACAAGAATGCATCTCGTCGTTCAAACGGGAAAATCGGAAATTGGGGACTTACAATTTTTAAAAGGGAATTTTGTGATTGCCAATCGCATTCCGATTTTTGAGCAGAACAGAATTATTGGTGCGATTGGGACGATTATTTTTCGAGATGTCAATGAGTGGAAAAAAATGAATCGTCATATTCAAAATCGGTTAGCGGATAAAAATTTACTTACGTCAAATACAGAGAATAAAGGAAACGTTCAATATGCATTGCATCATTTAATCGGAGATTCACCGAAGTTAGTACAAGTAAGAGAGCTTGTGAAAAAAGTTGCAGGTGGTAAAATTTCAGTGTTAATTAGAGGGGAAAGTGGCACTGGAAAAGAAATTATCGCCCAAAGTATTCATCGGTTAAGTGAGCGAAGCGATCAGCCATTTATTAAAGTCAATTGTGCTTCTATTCCTGAACAGTTATTAGAATCAGAACTATTCGGTTATGAAGAAGGAACGTTTACAGGTGCTAAAAAGGGCGGTAGAAAAGGAAAATTTCAAATTGCTGATGGGGGTACAATTTTTCTGGATGAGATTGGTGATATGCCACAACAAATGCAAAGTAAATTATTACGTGTGCTACAAGAGCAAGAGATTGAACCCATCGGCGCTTCGTTTCCAAAGAAGATAGACGTTCGAATTATTGCCGCGACCAATCGTCCATTGGAAGAATTAATAAAAGAAGGACGATTTCGAGAGGATTTGTTCTATCGAATTAACGCTCTACAACTATTTTTACCGTCTTTACGGGAAAGAAGAGAAGACATTCCTTTACTGATCGATCATTTTATCGAGAAGTATTCAAGTGAAGTCGGCAAACGAATGACAATGATTGAGGAAGATGTCTATACAATATTGCGTCATTATCATTGGCCTGGGAATATAAGAGAACTTGAAAATGTCATTGAGGCGTGCGTCTACTTAGCGGAAAATGGGCATTTAACAATAAATTGTTTACCAGATTATATTCAATCACATGAGACAAGCAATCAACCTAAAAGTTTAAAAGAAATGATGGAAGACCATGAAAGAACTGTCATTAAAAAAACATTAATAAAGGTTAATTATGATAGGGAAGAAGCTGCAAAAGCGCTAGGCATCGGAAATTCAACGATTTACGATAAAATAAAAAAGTATAAATTATTTCATTGA
- a CDS encoding VLRF1 family aeRF1-type release factor, with protein sequence MLSKELESLKEFGCEDRCVLSVYLNTNPGDPQQLNGGWKIHLKNGFKRIDEYLTASEDEKEIKAFRQLKEKVTEEIDKNMNKLRKSVVIFAAVEPELWSVHYVQVPVKTSFHWENKPMTEEMEYMYKAYPEAGVILPSYGEVRILDTAMGDVKDELVYEFDSGVESWRLSKIEEANEEQKSKKSPSPGLEPRPRTNIKQFFKGMDQVVQKLKKERGWKEIHISGEADVANAFAETLREKPASCIYKNLNNNKASDVIHQVFEK encoded by the coding sequence ATGCTAAGCAAAGAACTTGAATCCTTAAAGGAATTTGGCTGTGAAGACAGGTGTGTTTTAAGCGTATATTTAAATACGAATCCGGGAGATCCACAACAACTGAATGGTGGTTGGAAAATTCATTTAAAAAACGGATTCAAAAGAATTGACGAATATTTAACCGCTTCTGAAGATGAAAAAGAAATAAAGGCCTTTAGGCAGCTAAAGGAAAAAGTGACGGAAGAAATTGACAAAAATATGAATAAACTCAGGAAAAGTGTTGTCATATTTGCGGCAGTGGAGCCTGAATTATGGTCAGTTCACTATGTGCAAGTGCCGGTAAAAACGAGCTTCCACTGGGAAAACAAACCGATGACTGAGGAAATGGAATACATGTACAAGGCCTATCCTGAAGCAGGTGTGATTTTACCAAGTTATGGCGAAGTACGTATTTTGGATACTGCAATGGGCGATGTGAAAGATGAACTTGTTTATGAATTCGATTCGGGTGTGGAAAGCTGGAGATTGAGCAAAATCGAAGAGGCCAATGAAGAACAAAAATCAAAGAAGTCTCCAAGTCCTGGTTTAGAACCACGACCTAGAACAAATATAAAACAATTTTTCAAGGGTATGGATCAAGTCGTTCAAAAACTAAAGAAAGAGCGAGGCTGGAAAGAAATTCATATTAGCGGTGAAGCAGATGTCGCAAATGCTTTTGCAGAAACTTTACGAGAAAAACCGGCAAGTTGTAT